The proteins below are encoded in one region of Citrobacter enshiensis:
- the hslJ gene encoding heat shock protein HslJ, translating into MQKIVTLVALSMLMAGCVSNSKVSVNSEQLQHHRFVLESVNGKPFPASKNPPELSFGEKMTVSGKMCNRFSGEGKLSDGELKVKEMAMTRMMCADPQLNELDNTISTMLRKGAQVDLTANQLTLATAEQTLTYKLSDLVQ; encoded by the coding sequence ATGCAAAAAATCGTCACGCTGGTTGCACTCAGTATGCTTATGGCTGGTTGTGTGAGTAACAGCAAAGTGTCCGTTAACAGCGAGCAGCTACAACACCACCGTTTTGTTCTTGAGAGCGTTAACGGTAAGCCGTTCCCCGCCAGTAAAAATCCCCCGGAATTAAGTTTCGGCGAAAAGATGACGGTTTCGGGAAAAATGTGTAATCGCTTCTCTGGCGAAGGCAAACTGTCTGACGGCGAACTGAAGGTGAAAGAGATGGCGATGACGCGCATGATGTGTGCCGATCCGCAGTTAAACGAACTGGACAACACCATCAGCACCATGCTCAGGAAAGGGGCGCAGGTAGACTTGACCGCCAACCAGTTGACACTGGCGACGGCGGAACAAACGTTAACGTATAAACTGTCAGATTTAGTGCAGTAA
- a CDS encoding 2-hydroxyacid dehydrogenase, with amino-acid sequence MKLAIYSTKQYDKKYLQQVNEEFGFELEFFDFLLTEKTAKTAHGYEAVCIFVNDDGSRPVLEELKKHGVKYIALRCAGFNNVDLDAAKELGLQVVRVPAYSPEAVAEHAIGMMMTLNRRIHRAYQRTRDANFSLEGLTGFTMHGKTAGVIGTGKIGVATLRILKGFGMRLLAFDPYPSAAALELGVEYVDLPTLFAESDVISLHCPLTPENYHLLNHAAFDQMKNGVMVINTSRGALIDSQAAIEALKNQKIGSLGMDVYENERDLFFEDKSNDVIQDDVFRRLSACHNVLFTGHQAFLTAEALISISETTLQNLNQLSNGETCPNALF; translated from the coding sequence ATGAAACTCGCTATCTATAGCACGAAACAGTACGACAAGAAGTACTTGCAGCAGGTTAACGAGGAATTCGGTTTTGAACTTGAATTTTTTGACTTTCTGCTGACCGAAAAAACAGCAAAGACGGCGCATGGCTACGAAGCAGTGTGTATTTTTGTGAATGATGACGGCAGCCGTCCAGTGCTGGAAGAGCTAAAAAAGCATGGCGTTAAGTACATCGCCTTACGTTGTGCCGGGTTCAATAATGTGGATCTGGATGCGGCAAAAGAACTGGGGCTGCAGGTTGTGCGTGTCCCTGCTTATTCTCCTGAAGCCGTGGCTGAACATGCGATTGGCATGATGATGACGCTCAACCGTCGTATCCACCGCGCTTATCAGCGCACCCGTGATGCGAATTTTTCTCTGGAAGGTCTGACCGGTTTTACAATGCACGGTAAAACGGCCGGGGTGATCGGTACCGGGAAAATTGGCGTTGCCACACTGCGTATTCTGAAAGGTTTTGGCATGCGTCTGCTGGCGTTTGATCCCTACCCCAGCGCTGCAGCCCTTGAGCTGGGCGTAGAATACGTCGATCTGCCCACGCTGTTTGCCGAATCGGACGTGATCTCCCTGCATTGTCCGTTAACACCGGAGAACTACCATTTGCTCAACCACGCTGCATTTGATCAAATGAAAAATGGGGTGATGGTCATCAACACCAGTCGTGGCGCGCTGATCGATTCCCAGGCGGCAATCGAGGCGCTGAAAAACCAGAAAATTGGTTCACTGGGGATGGACGTTTACGAGAACGAACGCGATCTGTTCTTTGAAGACAAATCGAACGATGTGATTCAGGATGACGTTTTCCGTCGCCTGTCAGCCTGCCATAACGTGTTGTTCACGGGGCATCAGGCCTTCCTGACAGCTGAAGCGCTGATCAGCATTTCTGAAACGACGTTACAGAACCTGAATCAACTTTCCAACGGCGAAACCTGCCCGAACGCACTGTTCTAA
- the ttcA gene encoding tRNA 2-thiocytidine(32) synthetase TtcA — protein MQQNQEITKKEQYNLNKLQKRLRRNVGEAIADFNMIEDGDRIMVCLSGGKDSYTMLEILRNLQQSAPISFSLVAVNLDQKQPGFPEHILPEYLEQLGVEYKIVEENTYGIVKEKIPEGKTTCSLCSRLRRGILYRTATELGATKIALGHHRDDILQTLFLNMFYGGKMKGMPPKLMSDDGKHIVIRPLAYCREKDIERFAEAKGYPIIPCNLCGSQPNLQRQVIADMLRDWDKRYPGRIETMFSAMQNVVPSHLSDINLFDFKGIQHGSDIVDGGDLAFDREEIPLQPAGWQPEEDENQLDELRLNVVEVK, from the coding sequence ATGCAACAAAATCAAGAAATTACAAAGAAAGAACAATACAACCTGAACAAATTACAAAAACGTTTACGTCGTAACGTGGGCGAAGCGATTGCTGACTTCAACATGATCGAAGACGGCGACCGTATTATGGTGTGCCTTTCCGGTGGGAAAGACAGCTACACCATGCTGGAAATTCTGCGTAATTTGCAGCAAAGCGCGCCGATCAGTTTTTCCCTGGTTGCCGTTAACCTTGATCAGAAGCAACCGGGTTTCCCGGAGCATATTCTGCCAGAGTACCTCGAGCAGTTAGGCGTAGAGTATAAAATTGTCGAAGAAAACACCTACGGGATCGTGAAAGAGAAAATTCCGGAAGGCAAAACGACCTGTTCCCTCTGCTCGCGACTGCGCCGCGGCATTCTTTATCGCACGGCGACTGAACTCGGCGCGACAAAGATTGCGCTTGGGCACCATCGTGACGACATTCTGCAGACGCTGTTTTTGAATATGTTCTACGGCGGCAAAATGAAAGGTATGCCACCGAAGCTGATGAGCGATGATGGTAAACACATTGTCATTCGCCCGCTGGCCTATTGCCGCGAAAAAGATATTGAACGTTTTGCCGAGGCCAAAGGTTACCCGATTATTCCGTGTAACCTTTGCGGTTCACAGCCTAATCTGCAACGTCAGGTAATTGCCGACATGCTGCGCGACTGGGACAAACGTTACCCGGGGCGCATTGAAACCATGTTCAGCGCGATGCAAAACGTGGTCCCTTCTCACCTGAGTGATATCAACCTGTTTGACTTCAAAGGGATCCAGCACGGCTCCGACATCGTGGACGGCGGTGATCTGGCGTTTGACCGCGAAGAAATCCCACTGCAACCAGCAGGATGGCAGCCAGAAGAAGACGAAAACCAACTGGATGAGTTACGACTGAATGTCGTCGAAGTGAAGTAA
- a CDS encoding KTSC domain-containing protein has translation MHHHPVKSSRIASVGYDETSRTLEIRFHQTDALLQYQDVPARIFHHFLSVVSKGRFYDGVIKGKFPERKLK, from the coding sequence ATGCACCATCATCCTGTAAAATCTTCACGCATTGCATCCGTCGGTTATGATGAAACATCCCGCACGCTGGAAATACGCTTTCACCAAACTGATGCACTTTTACAATATCAGGATGTTCCCGCCCGTATATTTCATCATTTTCTTAGCGTTGTCTCGAAAGGACGATTTTATGACGGCGTTATTAAGGGAAAATTCCCGGAACGGAAACTGAAATGA
- a CDS encoding DUF333 domain-containing protein: MRAAFLVGGAVLLLSACSSEPVQQATAAHVTPGLRAAMSSSGEANCAMIGGSLSVARQLDGSAIGMCALPNGKRCSEQSLAAGSCGSY; encoded by the coding sequence ATGCGCGCAGCGTTTTTGGTGGGGGGGGCCGTCTTATTACTGTCGGCCTGCAGTAGTGAACCTGTTCAGCAGGCAACGGCAGCGCATGTGACGCCTGGTTTAAGAGCGGCAATGTCCAGTTCTGGTGAGGCTAATTGCGCCATGATTGGCGGTTCGCTCTCCGTGGCCCGCCAACTTGATGGTTCGGCCATCGGCATGTGCGCATTACCCAACGGCAAACGCTGTAGTGAACAGTCGCTCGCCGCCGGGAGTTGCGGTAGCTATTAA
- the nifJ gene encoding pyruvate:ferredoxin (flavodoxin) oxidoreductase — protein sequence MITIDGNGAVASVAFRTSEVIAIYPITPSSTMAELADAWAGDGLKNVWGDTPRVVEMQSEGGAIATVHGALQTGALSTSFTSSQGLLLMIPTLYKLAGQLTPFVLHVAARTLATHALSIFGDHSDVMAVRQTGCALLCASSVQEAQDFALISHIATLKSRVPFIHFFDGFRTSHEINKIVPLADDTILNLMPQAEIDAHRARALNPEHPVIRGTSANPDTYFQSREATNPWYNAVYDHVEQAMDDFADATGRQYKPFEYYGHPQAERVIILMGSAIGTCEEVVDELLTRGEKVGVLKVRLYRPFSARHLLQALPESARVVAVLDRTKEPGAQAEPLYLDVMTALAEAFNAGERETLPRVIGGRYGLSSKEFGPDCVLAVFNELNSAKPKPRFTVGIYDDVTNLSLHLPENTLPGSAKLEALFYGLGSDGSVSATKNNIKIIGNSTPWYAQGYFVYDSKKAGGLTVSHLRVSEQPIRSAYLVSQADFVGCHQVQFIDKYQMAERLKPGGIFLLNTPYHADEVWSRLPQEVQAVLNQKKARFYVINAVKIARECGLAARINTVMQMAFFHLTQILPGDSALAELQGAIAKSYSSKGQDLVERNWQALALARESVAEVPLQAVDPHSANRPPVVSDAAPDFVKTVTAAMLAGLGDALPVSALPPDGTWPMGTTRWEKRNIAEKIPIWKEELCTQCNHCVAACPHSAIRAKVVSPEALENAPASLHSLDVKSRDMRGQKYVLQVAPEDCTGCNLCVEVCPAKDRQNPEIKAINMMSRLEHVEEERINYDFFLSLPEIDRSKLERIDIRTSQLITPLFEYSGACSGCGETPYIKLLTQLYGDRMLIANATGCSSIYGGNLPSTPYTTDIHGRGPAWANSLFEDNAEFGLGFRLTVDQHRVRVLRLLEQFAEQIPAELNDALHADATPEVRREQVAALRLHLKDVEAARELLTDADALVEKSIWLIGGDGWAYDIGFGGLDHVLSLTENVNILVLDTQCYSNTGGQASKATPLGAVTKFGEHGKRKARKDLGVSMMMYGHIYVAQISLGAQLNQTVKAIQEAESYPGPSLIIAYSPCEEHGYDLALSHDQMRQLTATGFWPLYRFDPRRADEGKRPLALDSRPPSDALAETLLNEQRFRRLNTQQPEVAEQLWKDAAADLQKRYDFLAQLAGKAEKSDTE from the coding sequence ATGATTACTATTGACGGTAATGGCGCGGTTGCTTCGGTCGCATTCCGTACCAGTGAAGTTATCGCCATCTACCCGATTACGCCAAGTTCGACAATGGCTGAGCTGGCAGATGCCTGGGCTGGCGACGGGCTTAAAAACGTGTGGGGGGACACCCCGCGCGTCGTAGAAATGCAGTCGGAAGGCGGCGCGATCGCCACCGTTCACGGCGCATTACAGACCGGGGCGTTGTCGACATCGTTTACGTCCTCGCAGGGTCTGCTACTGATGATCCCGACGCTGTACAAACTGGCGGGTCAGCTTACCCCGTTTGTCCTCCATGTTGCTGCCCGTACCCTCGCCACACACGCGCTGTCTATTTTTGGTGACCATTCCGACGTGATGGCCGTTCGCCAGACCGGCTGCGCCCTGCTGTGTGCCAGCAGCGTTCAGGAAGCACAGGATTTTGCGCTGATTTCGCACATCGCAACCCTGAAAAGCCGCGTGCCGTTTATTCATTTCTTTGATGGTTTCCGTACCTCACATGAGATCAATAAAATTGTCCCGCTGGCCGATGACACGATCCTCAACCTGATGCCGCAGGCTGAAATTGATGCGCACCGCGCCCGCGCGCTGAACCCGGAGCACCCGGTGATCCGCGGTACGTCGGCCAACCCGGACACCTACTTCCAGTCTCGCGAGGCGACCAACCCGTGGTATAACGCCGTTTACGACCACGTTGAACAGGCGATGGATGACTTCGCCGACGCCACCGGGCGTCAGTACAAACCTTTTGAGTACTACGGTCACCCGCAGGCCGAACGCGTCATCATTCTGATGGGCTCCGCGATCGGCACCTGTGAAGAGGTGGTGGATGAGTTGCTTACACGCGGCGAAAAAGTCGGCGTGCTGAAAGTCCGTCTGTATCGCCCGTTCTCCGCTCGCCATTTACTGCAGGCTTTACCGGAATCCGCACGTGTAGTTGCCGTTCTGGATCGCACCAAAGAACCTGGCGCGCAGGCGGAACCGTTGTACCTGGATGTCATGACGGCCCTGGCCGAAGCCTTCAATGCTGGTGAGCGCGAAACCTTACCGCGCGTCATCGGTGGCCGTTATGGTCTCTCTTCAAAAGAGTTTGGCCCGGACTGTGTACTGGCAGTCTTTAACGAACTGAACAGCGCTAAACCGAAACCGCGTTTTACGGTAGGTATTTATGATGATGTGACCAATCTGTCACTTCACTTGCCTGAAAACACCCTTCCCGGCAGCGCAAAACTCGAAGCGCTGTTTTATGGTTTAGGCAGCGACGGTAGCGTTTCAGCAACCAAAAATAATATCAAGATTATCGGTAACTCCACGCCATGGTATGCGCAGGGGTATTTTGTCTACGACTCCAAAAAAGCGGGTGGCCTGACCGTTTCGCATCTGCGGGTGAGCGAGCAGCCGATTCGTTCTGCTTATCTGGTGTCCCAGGCGGATTTCGTCGGCTGCCACCAGGTACAGTTTATCGACAAATATCAAATGGCAGAACGTCTGAAACCGGGCGGTATTTTCCTGCTTAACACCCCCTACCACGCCGATGAGGTATGGTCGCGACTACCGCAGGAAGTGCAGGCGGTGCTTAACCAGAAGAAAGCCCGTTTTTACGTTATCAATGCCGTCAAAATTGCCCGTGAATGCGGTCTGGCTGCGCGCATCAATACCGTCATGCAGATGGCGTTCTTCCATCTGACGCAAATTTTACCGGGCGACAGTGCGCTGGCGGAGTTGCAGGGCGCAATTGCGAAAAGCTACAGCAGTAAAGGCCAGGATCTGGTGGAGCGTAACTGGCAGGCTCTGGCGCTGGCCCGTGAGTCGGTCGCCGAAGTTCCCCTGCAGGCGGTGGATCCGCACAGTGCGAACCGTCCTCCGGTCGTTTCCGACGCCGCACCTGATTTTGTTAAAACCGTCACCGCCGCGATGCTCGCCGGTCTTGGCGATGCCCTGCCCGTTTCCGCGCTGCCGCCGGACGGCACCTGGCCGATGGGCACCACCCGTTGGGAAAAACGCAACATCGCTGAAAAGATCCCCATCTGGAAAGAAGAGCTGTGTACCCAGTGTAACCACTGCGTCGCCGCCTGCCCTCACTCGGCCATCCGCGCCAAAGTGGTGTCGCCTGAGGCCCTGGAAAACGCGCCGGCCAGTCTGCATTCACTGGATGTGAAATCACGCGATATGCGCGGTCAGAAATACGTCCTGCAGGTTGCGCCCGAAGACTGCACCGGGTGTAATTTGTGTGTCGAAGTTTGCCCGGCGAAAGATCGTCAAAATCCGGAGATCAAGGCCATCAACATGATGTCGCGCCTTGAGCACGTTGAAGAGGAGAGAATAAATTATGACTTCTTCCTCAGCCTGCCGGAGATTGATCGCAGCAAACTGGAACGTATCGATATCCGTACCTCGCAGCTGATTACGCCGCTGTTCGAGTATTCCGGCGCCTGTTCCGGCTGCGGTGAGACGCCGTATATCAAACTGCTGACGCAGTTGTACGGCGACAGAATGTTGATCGCCAACGCCACCGGTTGTTCTTCAATCTATGGCGGCAACCTGCCCTCAACGCCTTACACCACCGACATTCATGGTCGCGGGCCTGCATGGGCAAACTCATTGTTTGAAGACAACGCCGAGTTTGGCCTGGGCTTTCGTCTGACGGTGGATCAACACCGGGTACGCGTTTTGCGCCTGTTGGAACAGTTTGCAGAGCAGATCCCCGCAGAATTAAATGATGCGCTGCATGCCGATGCAACGCCGGAAGTGCGCCGCGAACAGGTCGCCGCTTTACGTCTGCATCTTAAGGATGTTGAGGCTGCGCGTGAACTGTTAACCGATGCCGATGCGCTGGTAGAAAAATCAATCTGGCTGATCGGCGGCGACGGATGGGCCTATGATATTGGCTTTGGCGGTCTTGACCATGTATTAAGCCTGACCGAAAACGTCAATATTCTGGTGCTGGATACCCAGTGTTACTCCAACACCGGTGGGCAAGCGTCGAAAGCGACACCGCTGGGCGCAGTGACTAAATTCGGCGAGCACGGGAAGCGTAAGGCACGTAAAGATTTGGGCGTCAGTATGATGATGTACGGTCATATTTATGTCGCACAGATCTCATTGGGGGCGCAACTAAACCAGACGGTGAAGGCGATTCAGGAAGCCGAATCTTATCCGGGACCGTCGCTGATCATTGCCTACAGCCCGTGTGAAGAGCATGGCTACGACCTGGCGTTAAGTCACGATCAGATGCGTCAGTTAACGGCGACCGGCTTCTGGCCACTGTATCGCTTTGACCCACGTCGGGCCGATGAAGGTAAACGACCGCTGGCACTGGATTCTCGCCCGCCGTCAGACGCGCTGGCCGAGACGTTGCTCAACGAGCAGCGCTTCCGTCGCCTGAATACCCAACAGCCGGAAGTGGCCGAGCAGTTGTGGAAAGATGCCGCGGCAGATCTGCAAAAACGCTATGACTTCCTTGCCCAGTTAGCCGGGAAGGCAGAAAAGAGTGATACGGAGTGA
- a CDS encoding cyclic diguanylate phosphodiesterase, protein MRATLVSLLCGFVFFIVGVTALNWQLWRAAYTDRIQEAKLSVSLADSMVDEAIKAVSVVRPLTAGSCTPDAQRILNREAAMGPHLRYVVLIRNHEVWCSSLLGSQTQKIHEDKSTAASLTLYPGDEITGGTPVLFYLAPGISGYVGASIGFVHLNTALKTASNRIQLTLVVGNKMLNYNDVVRPFTSEQQSKVHQQSLRYPFRIEYDPPPFFSLGRLISQGGFLTAILAIMSLVTGWILHRYLSKYTTPEENLRRAIDKGEIIPFYQPVVNGASGKIDGFEILARWKHPEAGFIPPDVFIPLAEKTGLIIELTHKLMMRVIEDLTPVMPHLPEGLHIGINISAAHGQSEVLEYDCLHLLDALSAKKITLVLEVTEREPMALTPKTLSMFARLRSHGVLVALDDFGTGYSGISYLNEFPVDFIKIDKSFVRRISNSPDSTLLVDCVIDMAKKLSLQIIAEGVETQHQADYLNAKGIHFLQGYYFWRPVPFYRLAPALLFGFHRITL, encoded by the coding sequence ATGCGAGCAACGCTGGTCTCCTTACTCTGTGGTTTCGTGTTTTTTATTGTCGGTGTTACGGCGCTGAACTGGCAACTCTGGCGCGCGGCATACACAGACAGGATACAGGAAGCAAAACTGTCGGTATCCCTTGCCGACAGTATGGTGGACGAGGCCATAAAAGCGGTTAGCGTTGTTCGCCCGCTGACAGCCGGTTCCTGTACTCCTGATGCACAACGGATATTGAATCGCGAAGCGGCAATGGGGCCACATTTACGCTATGTCGTTCTGATCCGAAATCACGAAGTATGGTGTTCCTCACTGCTGGGGAGTCAGACCCAAAAAATTCACGAAGATAAATCGACGGCGGCCAGTCTTACGCTCTATCCTGGCGATGAAATCACCGGGGGAACGCCAGTGCTCTTTTATCTGGCGCCGGGTATTTCTGGTTATGTGGGGGCGAGTATTGGGTTCGTGCATCTCAATACCGCGCTCAAGACCGCATCCAACCGAATACAGCTTACCCTTGTGGTAGGTAATAAAATGTTAAATTACAATGATGTTGTCAGACCTTTCACGTCAGAACAACAGAGCAAGGTGCATCAGCAATCGTTGCGTTATCCTTTCAGAATTGAATACGACCCACCGCCTTTTTTCAGTCTGGGACGTTTGATCTCCCAGGGCGGTTTTCTTACCGCTATCCTTGCGATCATGTCGCTGGTAACTGGATGGATACTCCATCGCTATCTGAGTAAATATACGACCCCTGAAGAGAACTTACGCCGGGCCATCGACAAGGGAGAAATCATTCCTTTTTATCAACCGGTAGTAAATGGGGCGAGTGGAAAAATTGACGGTTTCGAAATACTGGCCCGCTGGAAGCACCCTGAAGCGGGTTTTATTCCGCCTGACGTTTTTATTCCGCTAGCGGAAAAAACCGGCCTAATTATCGAACTGACGCATAAGCTTATGATGCGGGTCATTGAGGATCTCACCCCGGTGATGCCGCACTTACCGGAAGGTTTGCATATTGGTATCAACATCAGTGCGGCGCACGGGCAAAGCGAAGTGCTGGAGTATGACTGCTTACATTTGCTGGATGCATTGTCCGCCAAAAAAATCACGCTGGTACTGGAAGTGACAGAGCGGGAACCGATGGCCTTGACGCCGAAAACCCTCTCGATGTTTGCTCGTCTGCGTAGCCATGGTGTACTGGTGGCGCTGGATGATTTTGGTACCGGCTATTCTGGCATTTCTTATCTCAACGAATTTCCGGTTGATTTCATTAAGATTGATAAAAGCTTTGTTCGACGGATCAGCAACTCCCCGGATTCAACCCTGTTGGTTGACTGCGTTATTGATATGGCGAAAAAGCTGTCGTTACAAATCATCGCAGAAGGCGTTGAGACGCAGCATCAGGCTGATTACCTGAATGCGAAAGGGATTCATTTTTTACAAGGGTATTATTTCTGGCGTCCGGTGCCTTTTTATCGACTGGCACCCGCGCTGTTATTTGGTTTTCACCGGATTACTTTGTAA
- the uspF gene encoding universal stress protein UspF gives MSRMILVPIDISDSELTQRVIAHVEAEAKIDDAQVHFLTVIPSLPYYASLGLAYSAELPAMDDLKAEAKSQLEDITRKFTIPRDRVHLHVTEGSPKDKILEMAKKLPAEMVIISSHRPDITTYLLGSNAAAVVRHAECSVLVVR, from the coding sequence ATGAGCAGAATGATTCTTGTCCCTATCGATATTTCAGATTCAGAATTAACTCAACGTGTAATTGCCCATGTCGAAGCGGAGGCAAAAATTGACGATGCACAGGTCCATTTTTTGACCGTGATCCCGTCACTGCCTTACTACGCCTCATTAGGTCTGGCTTATTCGGCTGAGTTACCCGCGATGGACGATCTGAAAGCCGAAGCAAAATCTCAGCTGGAAGACATTACCAGGAAGTTCACTATCCCCAGAGACAGAGTGCACCTGCATGTTACGGAAGGCTCGCCAAAAGATAAAATTCTGGAAATGGCGAAAAAGTTACCGGCCGAAATGGTGATTATTTCCTCACATCGCCCGGATATCACCACGTATCTGCTTGGTTCCAACGCCGCCGCCGTGGTGCGTCACGCGGAATGTTCCGTGCTGGTTGTTCGCTAG
- the ompC gene encoding porin OmpC has translation MKRKVLALVIPAMLAAGATHAAEVYNSNGNKLDLYGKVVGLHYMSDDASSDGDQSYMRMGFKGETQINDELIGFGQWEYQVNTNTTESDHGNSFTRLGFAGLKFGDYGSFDYGRNYGVMYDVEGWVDMLPEFGGDSYTKADNFMTGRANGVATYRNNNMFGMVDGLSFALQFQGANESQVTDENGQEIQEGTGNGNDHRNIKNSNGDGFGISSSYDFGMGVTLGAAYTSSDRTNEQVEFSTAGGDKADAWTVGGKYDANNIYFAAMYSETRNMTPYGDSYNTIADKTQNFEVTAQYQFDFGLRPNISYLMSKGKDLGTDGDQDLVNYAEIGLTYYFNKNMSTFVDYKINLLDEDDSFYADNGIATDDIVALGLIYQF, from the coding sequence ATGAAAAGAAAAGTACTGGCCCTCGTTATTCCTGCAATGTTAGCCGCAGGTGCTACCCACGCCGCTGAAGTTTATAACAGCAACGGCAACAAATTAGATCTTTACGGTAAAGTAGTCGGTCTGCACTATATGTCTGACGACGCCAGCAGTGATGGCGACCAGTCTTATATGCGTATGGGTTTCAAAGGCGAAACTCAGATCAATGACGAACTGATCGGCTTCGGTCAGTGGGAATACCAGGTTAACACCAACACCACTGAAAGCGACCACGGCAACAGCTTCACCCGTCTGGGTTTCGCGGGTCTGAAATTCGGTGACTACGGTTCATTCGACTACGGCCGTAACTACGGCGTAATGTACGACGTAGAAGGCTGGGTGGATATGCTGCCAGAATTCGGTGGCGACTCTTACACCAAAGCGGATAACTTCATGACCGGCCGTGCCAACGGCGTTGCCACCTACCGTAACAACAACATGTTCGGTATGGTTGACGGCCTGAGCTTCGCGCTGCAGTTCCAGGGCGCTAACGAGAGCCAGGTTACTGACGAAAATGGCCAGGAAATCCAGGAAGGTACTGGTAACGGCAACGATCACCGTAATATCAAAAACTCCAACGGTGACGGCTTCGGTATCTCCTCCTCTTACGACTTCGGTATGGGCGTAACCCTGGGTGCGGCGTATACCTCTTCTGACCGTACTAACGAGCAGGTTGAATTCTCTACTGCAGGCGGCGACAAAGCTGACGCGTGGACTGTCGGTGGTAAATACGATGCGAACAACATCTATTTCGCTGCAATGTACTCCGAAACCCGTAACATGACCCCGTATGGTGACAGCTACAACACCATCGCCGACAAAACGCAGAACTTTGAAGTGACTGCTCAGTACCAGTTCGACTTCGGTCTGCGTCCGAACATTTCTTACCTGATGTCTAAAGGCAAGGATCTGGGCACCGACGGCGACCAGGATCTGGTGAACTATGCTGAAATCGGCCTGACTTACTACTTCAACAAAAACATGTCCACCTTTGTTGATTACAAAATCAACCTGCTGGACGAAGACGACAGCTTCTATGCTGACAACGGCATCGCCACTGACGACATCGTAGCCCTGGGTCTGATTTACCAGTTCTAA